The following DNA comes from Streptomyces pristinaespiralis.
CCGGTGCGCGGCACACTTGGCCCCATGAGACTCTTCGCCGCCGTACTCCCGCCCCCCACGGCGGTCGACGAACTCGCCACCGAGGTCGCGGTGCTCCGTCGGCTCCCCGCCGCCGACACGCTCCGCTGGACCGGCCACGCCGGGTGGCACTTCACGCTCGCGTTCATGGGGGAGGTCGACGACGAGCTCGTCCCCGAACTGGAGGAGCGGCTGGCGCGGGCGGCACGCAGGACGTCGGTGTTTCCGCTGCGGCTGCACCAGGGCGGACGGTTCGGGCACCGGGCGCTGTGGGTCGGGGCCGCCGGAGGGCTGGAGGAGATGCGGCTGCTCGCCGAGCGCTCCGACGCCGCCGCACGCCGCGCCGGCGTGGCCATGGAGGAACACCGCCGCTACCAGGCGCACCTGACGATCGCCCGCGCCCGTGAGGCAGGTGACCTGCGTCCGTACGTCGAGGCGCTGGCCGCCTTCGAGGGCACCCCGTGGCAGGTGGCCGACCTCGCCCTCGTACGCAGCAACCTGCCGGTCAGCGGGGTGGCGGGGGAGCAGCCCCGGTACGAAGTGGTCGGGTCATGGCCCCTCGGGGACGCGGGTTAACCTCGACGGGTGAATCCCAAGACCAGAAACCAGATCATGGCCGCGGCGCTGGTGCTGATGTTCGTGATCGTCGCCGTGGCCGCCGCCCTCGGCTGACGCGTCCGCGACCGGCCGGCCGAACACATGGGCACGTATCCGCCCCCGCACGGCACCGGGGCGGCAGCGCCGGGGCTCGCCGTCGAAGGAGCCGTACATGCCGGACGACACACCGCCGTTGGTGGTCAGGACGGACGCCGGGAGCGGCCGGTGGACGCTGCGCGCGCCGGGCGGGACGCTGAGCGCTCCCGTCGTCGTGGGCGACACCGTCCATGTCGTGGTCTCCGACAGCCGGACGGCCGCGGTGGACGCGGACACGGGCCGGATCCGCTGGTGCAGCGACAGGCTGACGAAGCCCGACGGCGAAGGCATCCTGCGCGCCGGGCCGACGGTGGTCGTCCCGTCGGACCGGGACCACGAGCGCAGCGGTTTCGTCGCCCTGGACGCGGAGACGGGCGAGGTGCGGTGGAAGCGCCGCAGGAGCCGGCTGCGGCAGGCCGCGGCAGCCGGTCCCGTCGTCGTGCTGTGGAACGACGAGGAGGGCGGTCAGATCGCCGCGGTCGACGCGTCGACCGGCGAGACCCTCTGGGAGGACGAGTTCGGCACGATCAACGGCCTGCTGGTGCGGGGCGGGACAGTGATCCTGGACACCGCCGGCTTCCGCGCCGTCGACGCCCGTACCGGCGACGAGCAGTGGCGGAACGGCTACGGCGATCTGCTCGGCCAGGGTGAGCAGGCCGACGCGGCTCTGTTCCACACCTGGGGCTCCGGCACCTTGTGCGTGCGGGCGACGGACACGGGCGAGGTGGTGAGCCGCACGACGTTCCCGAAACGGGCGTCGAAGCGCCTCGGGCCCCCGAGAGGCTTGCCTCGAAGGGTCCTTGCTTCGAGCGCGCTCGAAGGCGTTGGCTAGGACGTCATGAAGTACACGCAGCTCGGACGCACCGGACTCAAGGTCAGCCGACTCGTCCTCGGCACTATGAACTTCGGCCCCCAGACCGACGAGGCCACGAGCCACGGCATCATGGACTCGGCCCTCGACGCGGGCATCAACTTCTTCGACACGGCCAACGTCTACGGCTGGGGCGAGAACAAGGGCCGCACCGAAGAGATCATCGGCAGCTGGTTCGCCAAGGGCGAGGGCCGCCGTGACAAGGTCGTGCTCGCCACCAAGGTGTACGGGAACATGGGCACGGACGGCGAGGTCTGGCCCAACCACGACCGGCTCTCGGCGCTCAACATCCGCCGCGCGGTGGACGCTTCGCTCAAGCGCCTCCAGACCGATCACATCGACCTCTACCAGTTCCACCACATCGACCGGCGCACCCCGGTCGAGGAGATCTGGCAGGCCATCGACGTACTGATCCAGCAGGGCAAGATCCTGTACGCGGGTTCCTCCAACTTCCCCGGCTGGAAGATCGCCCAGACCAACGAGACCGCCCGCCGTCTCGGTTCGCTGGGCCTGGTCAGCGAGCAGTGCCTCTACAACCTGGCCGAGCGCCGCGCCGAGATGGAGGTCATCCCGGCGGCCCAGGAGTACGGCCTCGGGGTCATCCCCTGGTCGCCGCTGCACGGCGGACTGCTCGGCGGCGTCCTCAAGAAGGAGAACGAGGGCTCCCGGCGGGCGACCGGCCGCAGCGCGGACGCGCTGGCCAACACGGCGGTGCGGGAGAAGGTGCAGGCGTACGAGGACCTGCTCGACAAGAACGGCCTGGAGCCCGGGGAGGCGGCGCTCGCCTGGCTGCTGACCCGTCCGGGTGTGACGGGCCCGATCGTCGGCCCGCGCACGGCGGAGCAGCTGGAGTCGGCGCTGCGGGCGGTGGAGCTGGAGCTGAGCGAGGAACTGCTCACGGAGCTCGACGGGATCTTCCCGGGACCGGGGCCGTCCCCGGAGGCGTTCGCCTGGTGAGCCCCGGCCGCCGCTCCCTGCCGGGGGCGGCGGCCCACGCCCGGCGCGGGCTCACTCGCGGGGGAAGTCGGCCGTGGTGAGGGTGAGGCCGACAGGAGTGTCGGTGAGATCGAGGTCCGTGCCGAAGGCGACTGTCGTCTCCGTCGTGTAGTCGCCGTCCTTCGGGGCGGTGTAGAGGTGGCACTTGCGCTGGTACGGGTCGGCCACCAGGTGGACGGGGACCTCTGCTGCGGCGTACGCGGCCTTTTTGGGGCCGTAGTCGTTGTGTCCCGTGCCCTTGGAGATGACCTCGGCCACGAACTCGACATCCTGGTGGCGCCAGCGGCCGTCGGCGGTCCTGGCCGAACCGTCCTTCATGACCGTCACGTCACTGGCGAA
Coding sequences within:
- the thpR gene encoding RNA 2',3'-cyclic phosphodiesterase, which produces MRLFAAVLPPPTAVDELATEVAVLRRLPAADTLRWTGHAGWHFTLAFMGEVDDELVPELEERLARAARRTSVFPLRLHQGGRFGHRALWVGAAGGLEEMRLLAERSDAAARRAGVAMEEHRRYQAHLTIARAREAGDLRPYVEALAAFEGTPWQVADLALVRSNLPVSGVAGEQPRYEVVGSWPLGDAG
- a CDS encoding outer membrane protein assembly factor BamB family protein, which translates into the protein MPDDTPPLVVRTDAGSGRWTLRAPGGTLSAPVVVGDTVHVVVSDSRTAAVDADTGRIRWCSDRLTKPDGEGILRAGPTVVVPSDRDHERSGFVALDAETGEVRWKRRRSRLRQAAAAGPVVVLWNDEEGGQIAAVDASTGETLWEDEFGTINGLLVRGGTVILDTAGFRAVDARTGDEQWRNGYGDLLGQGEQADAALFHTWGSGTLCVRATDTGEVVSRTTFPKRASKRLGPPRGLPRRVLASSALEGVG
- a CDS encoding aldo/keto reductase, whose protein sequence is MKYTQLGRTGLKVSRLVLGTMNFGPQTDEATSHGIMDSALDAGINFFDTANVYGWGENKGRTEEIIGSWFAKGEGRRDKVVLATKVYGNMGTDGEVWPNHDRLSALNIRRAVDASLKRLQTDHIDLYQFHHIDRRTPVEEIWQAIDVLIQQGKILYAGSSNFPGWKIAQTNETARRLGSLGLVSEQCLYNLAERRAEMEVIPAAQEYGLGVIPWSPLHGGLLGGVLKKENEGSRRATGRSADALANTAVREKVQAYEDLLDKNGLEPGEAALAWLLTRPGVTGPIVGPRTAEQLESALRAVELELSEELLTELDGIFPGPGPSPEAFAW
- a CDS encoding Uma2 family endonuclease produces the protein MTALDERRIEMAENSDERTLDEMFRWLESAPEGFKVEIVEGAVFMSPQRDNHWEIILDIVEQLRSKYARKRVKSDVRVDYPGHLNGFASDVTVMKDGSARTADGRWRHQDVEFVAEVISKGTGHNDYGPKKAAYAAAEVPVHLVADPYQRKCHLYTAPKDGDYTTETTVAFGTDLDLTDTPVGLTLTTADFPRE